A single genomic interval of Acidovorax sp. 1608163 harbors:
- the thrC gene encoding threonine synthase has translation MLYISTRGHADRKQFCDILLEGLAPDGGLYLPETYPKITGAALNKLRKAYHEQGYAELAFQILSLYIDDIPAADLKAICAKTYTAEVFGTGEIVPLRHLEDGLWLEALSNGPTLAFKDMAMQLLGNLFEYELGRRGEQLNILGATSGDTGSAAEYAMRGKEGVRVFMTSPHGRMSAFQQAQMFSLQDANIHNIAIEGVFDDCQDIVKAVSNDHAFKAKYKIGTVNSINWARLLAQVVYYFAGYIQATETNDQKVSFTVPSGNFGNVCAGHVARCMGLPIAKLVVATNENDVLDEFFRTGVYRVRSSADTHETSSPSMDISKASNFERFIFDLLGRNGQRTNALFAKALPAYGRFDLSAEPLFADAAKKYGFESGKSTHADRLATIKDNYERHGVTIDTHTADGVKVAREHHKDPKVPMIVLETALPIKFAETIQEALGHAPERPAKFDGIENLPKRVQVMPADVDLVKAYIERHCAPAVLG, from the coding sequence ATGCTGTACATCTCCACCCGCGGCCACGCAGACCGCAAACAGTTTTGCGACATCCTGCTCGAAGGCCTGGCACCCGATGGCGGCCTGTATCTGCCCGAGACTTATCCCAAGATCACAGGCGCCGCATTGAACAAGCTGCGCAAGGCCTACCACGAGCAAGGCTACGCCGAGCTGGCGTTCCAGATCCTGTCGCTGTACATCGACGACATCCCCGCTGCGGATCTCAAGGCCATCTGCGCCAAGACGTACACCGCTGAAGTGTTTGGCACCGGCGAGATCGTGCCCCTGCGCCACCTCGAAGACGGCCTGTGGCTCGAAGCCCTGTCCAACGGCCCTACGCTGGCCTTCAAGGACATGGCCATGCAACTGCTGGGCAACCTGTTCGAATATGAACTGGGCCGCCGTGGCGAGCAGCTCAACATCCTGGGTGCCACCAGCGGCGACACCGGCAGCGCGGCCGAATACGCCATGCGCGGCAAAGAAGGCGTCCGTGTGTTCATGACCAGCCCGCACGGCCGCATGAGCGCTTTCCAGCAGGCACAGATGTTCAGCCTGCAGGACGCGAACATCCACAACATCGCCATCGAAGGCGTGTTTGACGACTGCCAGGACATCGTCAAGGCCGTCTCCAACGACCACGCCTTCAAGGCCAAGTACAAGATCGGCACCGTCAACTCCATCAACTGGGCGCGCCTGTTGGCGCAGGTGGTGTACTACTTTGCGGGCTACATCCAGGCCACCGAGACCAACGACCAGAAGGTCAGCTTCACGGTGCCCTCCGGCAACTTTGGCAACGTGTGCGCAGGCCATGTGGCGCGCTGCATGGGCCTGCCGATTGCCAAGCTGGTGGTGGCGACGAACGAGAACGATGTGCTCGACGAGTTCTTCCGCACTGGCGTGTACCGCGTGCGCAGCAGCGCCGACACGCACGAAACATCGAGCCCCTCGATGGACATCAGCAAGGCCAGCAATTTCGAGCGTTTCATTTTTGACCTGCTGGGCCGTAACGGCCAGCGCACGAACGCGTTGTTTGCCAAAGCGCTGCCCGCTTACGGCCGTTTTGACCTGAGCGCCGAACCGCTGTTTGCTGATGCCGCCAAGAAATACGGCTTTGAAAGTGGCAAGAGCACCCATGCGGACCGCCTGGCCACCATCAAGGACAACTACGAGCGCCACGGCGTCACCATCGACACCCACACTGCCGACGGCGTGAAGGTGGCCCGCGAGCACCACAAGGACCCCAAGGTGCCCATGATCGTGCTGGAGACGGCCTTGCCCATCAAGTTTGCCGAGACCATCCAGGAAGCCCTGGGCCACGCGCCCGAGCGGCCCGCCAAGTTCGACGGCATCGAAAACCTGCCCAAGCGCGTGCAGGTCATGCCCGCCGATGTGGACCTGGTCAAAGCCTATATCGAGCGCCACTGTGCGCCCGCTGTGCTGGGCTGA
- the rpsR gene encoding 30S ribosomal protein S18, translating to MATFKKFNKDKRPKRNTQSLLFKRKRFCRFTVTGVEEIDYKDVDTLRDFIAENGKIIPARLTGTRAIFQRQLNTAIKRARFLALVPYSDQHKI from the coding sequence ATGGCCACGTTCAAGAAGTTCAACAAAGACAAGCGCCCAAAGCGCAACACCCAGTCCCTGCTGTTCAAGCGCAAGCGCTTTTGCCGCTTCACGGTGACGGGCGTTGAAGAAATCGACTACAAGGATGTCGACACGCTGCGCGATTTCATCGCCGAAAACGGCAAGATCATCCCCGCACGCCTGACCGGCACGCGCGCCATTTTCCAGCGCCAGCTGAACACCGCCATCAAGCGCGCTCGCTTCCTGGCCCTGGTGCCTTACAGCGACCAGCACAAGATCTAA
- a CDS encoding Mth938-like domain-containing protein yields the protein MKFQPDKSSAQTIHGYGPGWIGVDGTKHTQSLIVGSNGLLQAWDCAHFKALTPAHFEYLASLETELVIFGSGARNRFPNPAWLQPLMAKRLGLETMDTAAACRTYNILAGEGRNVVAALILETA from the coding sequence ATGAAATTCCAACCCGACAAATCCAGTGCCCAGACGATTCACGGCTATGGCCCCGGATGGATTGGCGTGGATGGCACCAAACACACCCAAAGCCTGATCGTGGGCTCCAACGGCCTGCTGCAAGCCTGGGACTGCGCGCATTTTAAAGCCCTGACCCCGGCACACTTTGAGTACCTGGCGTCACTGGAAACCGAGCTGGTCATCTTTGGCAGCGGCGCGCGCAATCGTTTTCCCAACCCCGCTTGGCTGCAACCCCTGATGGCCAAGAGACTGGGCCTGGAAACCATGGACACGGCCGCCGCCTGCCGCACCTACAACATTCTGGCGGGCGAAGGGCGCAACGTCGTGGCAGCCCTCATCCTTGAAACCGCATAA
- a CDS encoding peroxiredoxin, which produces MAIVVNKPLPEFEANATGGIKVSNTSHTGQILILYFYPKDNTPGCTTEAMQFRDKYKDFAKAGAAVFGVSRDNMKSHDDFKEKLELPFELIADTEEKMCHMFGVVKNKIMYGKKVKGIERSTFLIGPDGLLVQEWRGLKVPGHVDEVLKAVKSIKALKKAA; this is translated from the coding sequence ATGGCGATCGTTGTCAACAAACCCCTCCCTGAATTTGAAGCCAACGCCACCGGCGGGATCAAGGTGTCCAACACCTCCCACACGGGCCAGATTCTGATTCTGTACTTCTATCCCAAGGACAACACCCCGGGCTGCACCACCGAGGCCATGCAGTTCCGCGACAAGTACAAAGACTTTGCCAAGGCCGGCGCAGCCGTGTTTGGCGTGTCGCGTGACAACATGAAGTCGCACGACGACTTCAAGGAAAAGCTGGAACTCCCCTTCGAGTTGATCGCTGACACCGAAGAAAAAATGTGCCACATGTTCGGCGTGGTCAAAAACAAGATCATGTACGGCAAGAAGGTCAAGGGCATTGAGCGCAGCACCTTCCTGATCGGCCCCGATGGCCTGCTGGTGCAAGAATGGCGTGGCCTGAAAGTGCCGGGCCATGTGGACGAAGTCCTGAAGGCCGTGAAGTCCATCAAAGCACTCAAGAAGGCCGCCTGA
- a CDS encoding homoserine dehydrogenase — protein sequence MKPIQVGLLGIGTVGSGVFNVLQRNQDEISRRAGRGIEIAMVADLDVERAKSVVGPSVQVVNDARAIIANPDIDIVIELIGGYGVAKALVLEAIAAGKHVVTANKALLAVHGTEIFAAASAKGVMVAFEAAVAGGIPIIKALREGLTANRIQWIAGIINGTTNFILSEMRDKGLDFDVVLKEAQRLGYAEADPTFDIEGVDAAHKATLMSAIAFGIPVQFDKAYVEGITKLGAADIKYAEQLGYRIKLLGITKRAEKGIELRVHPSLVPTKRLIANVEGAMNAVVVQGDAVGTTLYYGKGAGSEPTASAVIADLVDIARLHTADPEHRVPHLAFQANTLADAMGALPVLPMSEVVTSYYLRLRVADQAGVLATVTGLLAGAGVSIDAVLQREADEVGGEGSTQTDLIILTHDTREGTMDAVIAQMQALPTVLAPITRIRKEELN from the coding sequence ATGAAACCCATCCAAGTAGGCCTGCTAGGCATCGGCACCGTCGGCAGCGGCGTGTTCAACGTGTTGCAACGCAACCAAGACGAAATCAGCCGCCGCGCTGGCCGTGGCATTGAGATCGCCATGGTGGCCGATCTGGACGTCGAGCGCGCCAAGAGCGTGGTCGGCCCCAGTGTGCAGGTCGTCAACGACGCCCGCGCCATCATCGCCAACCCCGACATCGACATCGTCATTGAGCTGATCGGCGGCTACGGCGTCGCCAAGGCACTGGTGCTCGAAGCGATTGCCGCAGGCAAGCATGTCGTCACCGCCAACAAGGCGCTGCTGGCCGTGCACGGCACCGAGATTTTTGCCGCTGCGTCCGCCAAAGGCGTGATGGTGGCCTTCGAGGCTGCCGTGGCTGGGGGTATCCCCATCATCAAGGCGCTGCGCGAAGGCCTCACGGCCAACCGCATCCAGTGGATCGCCGGCATCATCAATGGCACCACCAACTTCATCCTGAGCGAGATGCGCGACAAGGGCCTGGACTTTGACGTGGTGCTCAAGGAAGCGCAACGCCTGGGCTACGCCGAGGCCGACCCGACCTTCGACATCGAAGGCGTGGACGCTGCACACAAGGCCACGTTGATGAGCGCGATTGCTTTCGGCATCCCGGTGCAGTTCGACAAGGCCTATGTCGAGGGCATTACCAAACTCGGCGCGGCCGATATCAAGTACGCCGAGCAACTGGGCTACCGCATCAAGCTGCTGGGCATCACCAAGCGCGCTGAGAAGGGCATTGAGTTGCGCGTGCACCCCAGCCTGGTGCCCACCAAGCGCCTGATTGCCAATGTGGAAGGCGCCATGAACGCCGTGGTGGTGCAGGGCGATGCCGTGGGCACCACGCTGTACTACGGCAAGGGCGCGGGCAGCGAGCCCACCGCCAGCGCCGTGATTGCCGACCTGGTGGACATTGCCCGCCTGCACACGGCTGACCCCGAGCACCGTGTGCCGCACCTGGCCTTCCAGGCCAACACCCTGGCCGACGCCATGGGCGCCCTGCCTGTGCTGCCCATGAGCGAGGTGGTCACCAGCTACTACCTGCGCCTGCGCGTGGCCGACCAGGCCGGTGTGCTGGCAACCGTCACAGGCCTGCTGGCAGGCGCTGGCGTGAGCATTGACGCGGTGCTGCAGCGCGAAGCCGACGAAGTGGGTGGTGAAGGATCGACCCAGACCGACCTCATCATCCTGACCCACGACACCCGTGAAGGCACGATGGATGCCGTGATCGCCCAGATGCAAGCGCTGCCCACGGTGCTGGCGCCCATCACACGCATCCGCAAAGAGGAACTGAACTGA
- the mobB gene encoding molybdopterin-guanine dinucleotide biosynthesis protein B, with protein MKVVGFAGFSGSGKTTLVEQLIPELRMRGLRVSVVKHAHHSFDIDHPGKDTYRHREAGAFEVVAASDKRLMLVREFEQPAELSVHHLLAELYQGVDWVLVEGFKESDLLKIEVWRAPEPGQTAKPVRYPEDDFVVAVATDAPAQLPEPTQLPLLDLNAPAQVADWLLQYADRFDYDWELHGDVL; from the coding sequence ATGAAGGTTGTAGGCTTTGCCGGGTTCTCCGGCAGCGGCAAAACCACCCTGGTCGAGCAACTCATCCCCGAGCTGCGCATGCGTGGCCTGCGGGTGTCGGTGGTCAAGCACGCCCACCACAGCTTCGACATCGACCACCCCGGCAAAGACACCTACCGCCACCGCGAGGCCGGGGCCTTTGAAGTGGTGGCTGCCTCTGACAAGCGCCTGATGCTGGTGCGCGAGTTTGAACAACCCGCCGAGCTGAGCGTGCACCACCTGCTGGCCGAGCTGTACCAGGGCGTGGACTGGGTGCTGGTGGAAGGCTTCAAGGAAAGCGACCTGCTCAAGATTGAAGTCTGGCGTGCCCCCGAGCCCGGCCAAACGGCCAAGCCCGTGCGCTACCCCGAGGACGACTTTGTGGTGGCCGTGGCCACCGACGCCCCCGCCCAGTTGCCCGAGCCCACGCAACTGCCCCTGCTGGACCTGAACGCCCCCGCGCAGGTGGCCGACTGGCTGCTGCAATACGCCGACCGTTTTGACTACGACTGGGAACTGCACGGAGACGTGTTGTGA
- a CDS encoding PhoH family protein, with the protein MPLPPAPSRRAALLSPEAYDNKATPSRTNTRAASSEPDADEANTAAVAPAASTARASTARSKASASAPVATTTAATPAKSAPATRRSAPTKAATPSAAPAPASTEAAPRSKKARTQGPAKLFVLDTNVLLHDPTSLFRFEEHDIFLPMIVLEELDGHKKGMTEVARNGRQASRTLDALAAAQGADMAKGLKLDSTGQRAAGGHLFFQTVPLDYSLPTSLPQGKADNQILGVVEALRKLHAPREVVLVSKDINMRVKARALGLTAEDYQNDKTLEDGDLLYAGVLALPPDFWAKSGKNVESWQSGAHTYYRIGGPIVPQLMINQFVYFEAPGEPSLFARVSEIREKTAVLQTLKDYGSAKNAVWGVSTRNREQNYAMNLLMDPEIDFVTLTGTAGTGKTLLALAAGLTQVLDDRRYTEIIMTRATVSVGEDIGFLPGTEEEKMGPWMGALDDNLEFLAKGDGGNAGEWGRAATNELIRSRIKIKSMNFMRGRTFLNKYVIIDEAQNLTPKQMKTLITRAGPGTKIICMGNLAQIDTPYLTEGSSGLTYAVDRFKGWPHSGHITLARGERSRLADFASEVL; encoded by the coding sequence ATGCCCTTGCCACCTGCCCCCAGCCGACGCGCCGCCCTGCTCTCACCAGAGGCCTATGACAACAAAGCCACACCCTCTCGCACCAATACCCGCGCTGCGTCAAGCGAACCAGACGCCGATGAAGCAAACACCGCAGCTGTAGCCCCCGCTGCGAGCACCGCGCGCGCAAGCACGGCCCGCAGCAAAGCCAGCGCAAGCGCGCCGGTCGCAACAACAACCGCAGCAACACCCGCCAAGTCCGCGCCCGCCACCCGCCGCAGCGCCCCCACCAAGGCGGCCACGCCCAGTGCGGCGCCGGCTCCCGCGTCAACCGAGGCAGCGCCTCGCAGCAAAAAAGCCCGCACCCAAGGCCCCGCCAAGCTGTTCGTGCTGGACACCAACGTGCTGCTGCACGACCCGACCAGCCTGTTCCGCTTCGAAGAACACGACATCTTCCTGCCGATGATCGTGCTGGAAGAGCTCGATGGCCACAAGAAGGGCATGACCGAAGTGGCCCGCAATGGCCGCCAAGCCAGCCGCACGCTCGATGCGCTGGCGGCAGCCCAGGGCGCCGACATGGCCAAAGGCCTCAAGCTGGACTCCACAGGCCAACGGGCTGCAGGCGGCCACCTGTTCTTCCAGACCGTGCCACTGGACTACAGCCTGCCCACCAGCCTGCCCCAAGGCAAGGCAGACAACCAGATCCTGGGCGTGGTGGAAGCTCTGCGCAAGCTGCATGCACCGCGCGAGGTGGTACTGGTCTCCAAAGACATCAACATGCGCGTCAAAGCCCGCGCACTGGGCCTGACCGCCGAGGACTACCAGAACGACAAGACGCTGGAAGACGGCGACCTGCTGTACGCCGGCGTGCTGGCCCTGCCGCCCGATTTCTGGGCCAAGAGCGGCAAGAATGTGGAAAGCTGGCAAAGCGGTGCCCACACTTACTACCGCATTGGTGGGCCCATCGTGCCGCAGCTGATGATCAATCAGTTCGTGTACTTCGAAGCCCCCGGCGAGCCCAGTCTGTTTGCGCGTGTGAGTGAAATCCGGGAGAAAACAGCGGTATTGCAGACCCTGAAGGACTACGGTTCTGCCAAGAATGCCGTATGGGGCGTGAGCACGCGCAACCGCGAGCAGAACTACGCCATGAACCTGCTCATGGACCCCGAGATCGACTTCGTGACGCTGACCGGCACCGCTGGCACCGGCAAGACCCTGCTGGCCCTGGCAGCAGGCCTGACCCAGGTGCTGGACGACCGCCGCTACACCGAGATCATCATGACCCGCGCCACCGTGAGCGTGGGCGAGGACATCGGCTTCCTGCCGGGCACGGAAGAAGAGAAGATGGGCCCCTGGATGGGCGCCCTGGATGACAACCTGGAGTTTTTGGCCAAGGGCGATGGCGGCAATGCGGGCGAATGGGGCCGCGCGGCCACCAACGAGCTGATCCGCAGCCGCATAAAGATCAAGAGCATGAACTTCATGCGCGGACGCACCTTCCTGAACAAGTACGTGATCATCGACGAGGCGCAGAACCTGACGCCCAAGCAGATGAAGACACTGATCACCCGCGCAGGCCCCGGCACCAAGATCATCTGCATGGGCAACCTGGCGCAGATCGACACGCCGTACCTCACCGAAGGCTCCTCCGGCCTGACGTATGCGGTGGACCGCTTCAAGGGCTGGCCACACAGCGGGCACATCACGCTGGCGCGTGGCGAACGTTCACGCCTGGCAGACTTTGCCAGCGAGGTGCTCTGA
- the rplI gene encoding 50S ribosomal protein L9 has product MQIILLDKVVNLGNLGEIVKVKDGYARNFLIPAGRARRATEAAKAEFEAKRAELEKAAAAKLAEAQAQGEKLAGTTVKLTQKAGVDGRLFGSVTNHDIAEELNKQGYKVAKAQIRLPNGPIKVVSESTVNVALHTDVVVEVTVSVYGETA; this is encoded by the coding sequence ATGCAAATCATTCTGCTCGACAAGGTTGTGAACCTCGGCAACCTCGGCGAAATCGTCAAGGTGAAAGACGGCTACGCCCGTAACTTCCTGATCCCCGCTGGCCGCGCCCGCCGCGCCACGGAAGCCGCTAAGGCTGAGTTCGAAGCCAAGCGCGCTGAACTCGAAAAGGCCGCTGCTGCCAAGCTGGCAGAAGCCCAAGCCCAAGGCGAAAAGCTGGCTGGCACCACCGTCAAGCTGACACAAAAGGCTGGCGTGGACGGCCGTCTGTTTGGTTCCGTGACCAACCACGACATCGCTGAAGAGCTGAACAAGCAAGGCTACAAGGTCGCTAAGGCCCAGATCCGCCTGCCCAACGGCCCTATCAAGGTCGTGAGCGAAAGCACCGTGAACGTTGCTCTGCACACCGATGTGGTGGTGGAAGTGACTGTTTCGGTCTACGGCGAAACTGCCTGA
- the dnaB gene encoding replicative DNA helicase: MSAVFPPLDDQGFAAPSAQDGEVARLRIPPHSVEAESSVLGGLLLDNNAWDRVGDLLAESNFYRHEHQLIFTAISSLINGSKPADVITVFEHLQSLGKADEVGGLAYLNNLAQYVPSASNIRRYAEIVRERAILRKLVTASDEISTNAFNPQGKTVERILDEAEAKIFAIGEEGSRTKQGFQSLDTLVIDLLDRVQEMADNPVDVTGVPTGFADLDRMTSGLQAGDMVVLAARPSMGKTSFAVNIAEHVALNEGLPVAIFSMEMGAAQLAVRIVGSIGRVNQGNLRTGKLTDDEWPRLTEAIEKLRTVSLHIDETPGLTPGELRANARRLARQCGKLGLIVVDYLQLMSGSGAGSADNRATELGEISRGLKMLAKELQCPVIALSQLNRSVEQRTDKRPMMSDLRESGAIEQDADIIMFIYRDDYYNKDSKEPNVAEVIIGKQRNGPTGTVKLFFQKNQTRFENLAMGSGDDY, translated from the coding sequence ATGTCCGCTGTCTTTCCCCCGCTAGATGACCAAGGCTTTGCCGCCCCCAGTGCCCAGGACGGCGAGGTGGCACGCCTGCGCATTCCGCCGCATTCGGTGGAGGCTGAATCTAGTGTGCTGGGGGGCTTGCTGCTGGACAACAACGCGTGGGACCGTGTGGGGGACTTGCTGGCGGAGAGCAATTTTTACCGCCATGAGCACCAGTTGATTTTCACGGCCATCAGCAGTCTGATCAATGGCAGCAAGCCTGCTGATGTGATCACGGTGTTTGAGCACTTGCAAAGCTTGGGCAAGGCCGACGAGGTGGGTGGGCTGGCTTACCTGAACAACCTGGCGCAGTATGTGCCCAGTGCCAGCAATATCCGCCGCTATGCGGAGATCGTGCGCGAGCGTGCCATCTTGCGCAAGCTGGTCACGGCCAGCGACGAAATTTCGACCAATGCCTTCAATCCGCAGGGCAAAACGGTCGAGCGCATCCTGGACGAGGCGGAAGCCAAGATTTTCGCCATTGGCGAAGAAGGCTCGCGTACCAAACAGGGGTTCCAGTCGCTCGACACCCTGGTGATCGACCTGCTCGACCGAGTGCAGGAAATGGCAGATAACCCGGTGGACGTGACCGGTGTGCCTACGGGTTTTGCCGACCTGGACCGCATGACATCGGGCCTGCAGGCGGGTGACATGGTGGTGCTGGCAGCGCGCCCATCCATGGGCAAGACCTCGTTTGCGGTGAACATTGCCGAGCACGTGGCGCTCAACGAAGGCCTGCCTGTCGCTATCTTCTCGATGGAAATGGGTGCTGCCCAATTGGCGGTACGTATCGTGGGCTCGATTGGCCGGGTGAACCAGGGCAATTTGCGCACCGGCAAACTCACAGACGACGAATGGCCGCGCCTGACCGAGGCGATTGAAAAACTGCGCACGGTGTCACTGCACATTGATGAAACTCCCGGTCTCACGCCTGGCGAGCTGCGTGCCAACGCGCGCCGGCTGGCGCGCCAGTGCGGCAAGCTGGGCTTGATCGTGGTCGACTACCTGCAGCTCATGAGCGGCTCGGGTGCGGGCAGTGCCGACAACCGGGCCACGGAGCTGGGTGAAATCTCCCGGGGTCTGAAGATGCTGGCCAAGGAGTTGCAGTGTCCGGTGATTGCGCTGTCGCAGCTCAACCGTTCGGTGGAGCAGCGCACCGACAAGCGCCCCATGATGTCTGACTTGCGTGAATCGGGCGCTATTGAGCAGGATGCGGACATCATCATGTTCATCTACCGCGACGACTACTACAACAAGGACAGCAAGGAGCCGAACGTGGCCGAGGTCATCATTGGCAAGCAGCGTAACGGCCCCACGGGGACCGTGAAGCTGTTCTTCCAGAAGAACCAGACCCGCTTCGAAAATCTGGCCATGGGTTCGGGTGACGATTACTAA
- a CDS encoding pyridoxal phosphate-dependent aminotransferase produces MKTVKKSAKLANVCYDIRGPIMDAAKQMEEDGHKIIKLNIGNLAVFGFDAPEEIQQDMIRNLPNSAGYSDSKGIFAARKAVMHETQKQGIKGVTLDDIYLGNGASELIVMATNALLDDGDELLLPSPDYPLWTAAASLSGGTPVHYLCDEANGWMPNLDDIRAKVTPRTKGIVVINPNNPTGALYSEELLLGILAIAREHGLVVFADEVYDKVLYDGAKHTALGSLSEDVLTLTFNSLSKSYRSCGYRAGWLVVSGDKKPAKDYIDGLNMLSNMRLCANVPGQWAIQTALGGYQSINDLVCEGGRLRKQRDLAYELITAIPGVTCVKPRAALYMFPRLDPAVYPIQDDQQFFLELLQETKVMLVQGTGFNWGAPDHFRIVFLPHEDDLREAIGRVAKFLEQYRKRQQVVAA; encoded by the coding sequence ATGAAAACCGTCAAGAAATCAGCCAAGCTCGCCAACGTGTGCTACGACATCCGGGGGCCCATCATGGATGCGGCCAAGCAGATGGAGGAGGATGGTCACAAGATCATCAAGCTCAACATTGGCAACCTCGCCGTTTTTGGTTTTGATGCCCCGGAAGAAATCCAGCAAGACATGATTCGCAACCTGCCCAATTCGGCAGGTTACTCGGACAGCAAAGGCATTTTTGCCGCCCGCAAGGCGGTGATGCACGAGACGCAAAAGCAGGGCATCAAGGGCGTCACGCTCGACGATATCTACTTGGGCAATGGCGCCAGCGAGCTGATCGTGATGGCCACCAACGCATTGCTGGACGATGGTGATGAGCTGTTACTGCCCTCGCCAGACTACCCGCTGTGGACGGCTGCGGCCAGCCTGTCAGGCGGCACACCCGTGCACTACCTGTGCGACGAGGCCAATGGCTGGATGCCCAATTTGGACGACATCCGCGCCAAGGTCACGCCGCGGACCAAAGGCATTGTGGTCATCAACCCCAACAACCCTACGGGGGCCTTGTACTCCGAGGAATTGCTCCTGGGCATTCTGGCCATTGCCCGCGAGCATGGGCTGGTGGTGTTTGCCGACGAGGTGTACGACAAGGTGCTGTACGACGGCGCAAAGCACACCGCTTTGGGTTCGCTCAGCGAGGATGTGCTCACCCTCACCTTCAACTCCTTGTCCAAAAGCTACCGCTCGTGTGGCTACCGCGCGGGCTGGCTGGTGGTGTCGGGCGACAAGAAGCCCGCCAAAGATTACATCGACGGGCTGAACATGCTCTCGAACATGCGCCTGTGTGCCAACGTGCCCGGGCAATGGGCCATCCAGACTGCGCTGGGTGGCTACCAGAGCATCAACGACTTGGTGTGCGAAGGCGGGCGCTTGCGCAAGCAGCGTGACCTGGCGTATGAGCTGATCACCGCCATCCCGGGGGTCACGTGTGTGAAGCCGCGCGCTGCCCTGTACATGTTCCCGCGCCTGGACCCCGCCGTGTACCCCATCCAGGACGACCAGCAGTTCTTCCTGGAGTTGCTGCAAGAAACCAAGGTCATGCTGGTGCAGGGCACGGGCTTCAACTGGGGGGCGCCAGACCACTTCCGCATCGTGTTCCTGCCCCACGAAGACGACCTGCGCGAAGCCATTGGCCGCGTGGCGAAGTTCCTGGAGCAGTACCGCAAGCGCCAGCAGGTGGTGGCGGCCTAA
- a CDS encoding DUF1176 domain-containing protein: protein MVSRVVTRPRLPHVLGALALGSLTAGAQPASPGTVGFSYKDWGLQCDNTRTCRAAGYQSEAGDSDPVSLLLTRKAGPDAAVEVQLQVYTEKASPAALHFKVGKWSLPALDGNSPSVPAAQVPRLLQELVRAEEATVTAGKDKWVLSLAGAAAVLLKMDEVQGRIGTPGALVRKGSKPESSVLPPVPAPVLKTVKPVPARKGDAALLKPLLAALGPAALQDQCTGGTPEADVMKVHRLTDRRVLLEVPCGMGAYNFSSLLFMANDRPPYQPKPLDDVDGEFDAETGTVHSSMKGRGIGDCWWVREWRFDGKGFVLSGEHGDGMCRGFPGGAWQLPAYVTQ from the coding sequence ATGGTCTCGCGTGTTGTGACTCGACCCCGCCTGCCGCATGTGCTGGGCGCCCTGGCCTTGGGCTCGCTGACGGCCGGGGCCCAGCCGGCCAGCCCGGGCACGGTGGGTTTTTCGTACAAGGACTGGGGCTTGCAATGCGACAACACCCGCACCTGCCGGGCTGCGGGCTACCAGTCTGAGGCGGGAGATTCGGACCCTGTCTCTTTGCTCTTGACCCGCAAGGCGGGCCCCGATGCGGCGGTAGAGGTGCAACTGCAGGTCTATACCGAAAAAGCCAGTCCGGCCGCGCTGCACTTCAAAGTGGGCAAATGGTCGTTGCCCGCCCTGGATGGCAACAGCCCCTCTGTACCCGCAGCCCAGGTGCCCCGCTTGCTGCAAGAGCTGGTGCGTGCCGAAGAGGCCACCGTGACCGCAGGCAAAGACAAGTGGGTGCTCTCACTGGCTGGGGCGGCAGCGGTGCTGCTCAAGATGGACGAAGTGCAGGGCCGCATCGGCACCCCGGGGGCGCTGGTGCGCAAAGGCAGCAAGCCTGAGTCGTCCGTCTTGCCCCCCGTGCCCGCGCCGGTGCTCAAGACCGTCAAGCCGGTGCCCGCACGCAAGGGCGACGCAGCTCTGCTCAAGCCCCTGCTCGCAGCATTGGGGCCCGCAGCCTTGCAGGACCAGTGCACCGGCGGCACGCCCGAGGCCGACGTGATGAAGGTGCATCGCCTGACCGACCGCCGGGTGCTGCTGGAGGTGCCTTGCGGCATGGGCGCCTACAACTTCAGCAGCCTGCTTTTCATGGCCAATGACCGCCCGCCGTACCAGCCCAAGCCGCTGGACGACGTGGATGGCGAATTTGACGCAGAGACCGGCACGGTGCATTCGTCCATGAAAGGGCGGGGCATTGGCGACTGCTGGTGGGTGCGCGAGTGGCGCTTTGATGGCAAGGGCTTCGTGCTCAGCGGTGAGCATGGCGATGGCATGTGCCGAGGCTTCCCGGGCGGTGCCTGGCAGCTTCCGGCGTACGTGACCCAATGA